The following are encoded together in the Lathyrus oleraceus cultivar Zhongwan6 chromosome 3, CAAS_Psat_ZW6_1.0, whole genome shotgun sequence genome:
- the LOC127131964 gene encoding glutathione S-transferase T3-like gives MDPNHFHYQQAFFNYMQNYQNHNPQNSQIPQVPTNPAIFLPSPNNSNMYPIPQMNSNSMEFSTQVPPFSTQVPPFSTQVGTEKEERVVVKKRSREQFTREEDILLIQSWLNVSKDPIMGVDQKAESFLLRIAASYNQYRGQLREKLGGQLKCRWHRINGMVQKFVGCYKIALKGKKSGTSETDVMADAHTIFA, from the coding sequence ATGGATCCTAATCATTTTCATTATCAACAAGCTTTTTTCAATTACATGCAAAATTATCAAAATCATAATCCTCAAAATTCTCAAATTCCACAGGTGCCAACAAACCCCGCCATATTTCTTCCGTCGCCAAACAATTCAAATATGTATCCTATACCTCAAATGAATTCTAATAGTATGGAATTCTCTACTCAAGTTCCACCATTTTCTACTCAAGTCCCACCATTTTCTACTCAAGTTGGTACTGAAAAAGAAGAAAGGGTTGTCGTTAAAAAAAGATCTCGAGAGCAATTTACAAGGGAAGAGGATATACTACTTATCCAATCATGGCTCAATGTTTCAAAGGATCCAATTATGGGAGTTGATCAAAAGGCTGAGAGTTTTTTGTTAAGAATTGCTGCTAGTTATAACCAATATCGTGGGCAATTGCGGGAAAAGTTAGGGGGACAATTAAAATGTCGATGGCATAGAATAAATGGCATGGTTCAAAAATTTGTTGGATGTTACAAAATTGCTCTTAAAGGAAAGAAAAGTGGGACATCCGAGACCGATGTCATGGCAGATGCACATACTATTTTTGCTTAG
- the LOC127131963 gene encoding uncharacterized protein LOC127131963, whose amino-acid sequence MERPMGQKAAKRKGKASKIPNATQDAKNKRAIIMDRLAQAKEDELELRVVQMMMKDTSTMNDNQRDIHEKYYNYDQEFWELVEEEFMDDSDEEQQLQNERRSGSSSRPKRRTTVDRGREEGHNRLFNDYFSENPVYTDVQFRRRFRMHRHVFLRIVDALGNHDEYFQMRVDATGKMGLSQLQKCTSVIRMLAYGSHADLVDEYVRIGESTSIECLERFVKGVNVVFGAEYLRKPNNTDVEHLLQMGESRGFPGSNNDINVLNQSNVFNDILEGRAPNGEKKKLFAQHQESARKDVERAFGVLQSRFAIIRGPARAWHMDTLKHTIYACIILHNMIVEDERHTYGGNFDYSYDNVDINNSTTETFSGPHPNLATRLQRRASIQEKQVHRKL is encoded by the exons ATGGAGCGTCCAATGGGACAAAAAGCAGCAAAAAGGAAGGGTAAGGCATCAAAAATTCCAAATGCAACGCAAGATGCAAAGAATAAAAGAGCAATAATAATGGACAGACTTGCGCAAGCTAAGGAGGACGAGCTAGAATTAAGGGTAGTGCAAATGATGATGAAAGACACTTCTACTATGAACGATAATCAACGAGATATTCATGAAAAATATT ATAATTACGATCAAGAATTTTGGGAGTTGGTTGAAGAAGAATTTATGGACGACAGTGATGaagaacaacaacttcagaaTGAACGTCGATCTGGAAGTTCCTCTAGGCCAAAGAGAAGAACAACGGTAGATCGAGGTCGTGAAGAAGGGCACAATCGATTATTCAATGACTACTTCTCGGAAAACCCAGTATACACAGATGTTCAATTCCGAAGAAGGTTCAGAATGCATAGGCATGTATTTCTTAGAATTGTAGATGCCCTTGGAAATCATGATGAATATTTCCAAATGAGGGTCGATGCAACTGGTAAAATGGGTCTTTCACAATTGCAGAAATGTACATCTGTTATTCGTATGTTGGCGTATGGGTCTCATGCTGACCTTGTAGACGAATATGTTCGAATCGGTGAAAGCACTTCAATTGAGTGCTTAGAAAGATTTGTTAAGGGTGTCAATGTTGTATTTGGCGCTGAGTATTTGAGAAAGCCTAACAACACTGATGTTGAACATCTTTTACAAATGGGAGAGTCACGTGGCTTTCCAG GTTCAAACAATGACATTAATGTGCTAAACCAATCCAACGTGTTTAACGATATTTTGGAAGGACGTGCTCCCAAT GgagaaaagaaaaaattatttGCTCAACATCAAGAATCGGCTAGAAAAGATGTGGAGCGagcatttggagtgcttcaatCTCGATTTGCAATTATACGTGGCCCAGCGCGTGCCTGGCACATGGACACTCTCAAGCATACCATATATGCCTGCATCATATTGCACAACATGATTGTGGAAGACGAACGACATACATATGGAGGTAATTTTGATTACTCTTATGATAATGTGGATATCAATAACTCAACAACTGAAACATTTAGCGGTCCTCATCCGAATCTTGCAACAAGACTACAAAGAAGAGCAAGTATTCAAGAAAAACAAGTTCATCGTAAACTTTAA
- the LOC127131962 gene encoding secreted RxLR effector protein 161-like encodes MGNCNAAVMQLETGAKLRKKTNNEFISATLYKQIIGSLRYLCNTKPVICQSVRLLSRFMEKPQECHLTAVKRVLRNIKSTIDHSVLMSRKTKTNTDAKVYGYTDSDFSGDQDEKKSIAGYIFMIEGTPISQSSRKQSIVVLSSCEVEYVVAHIQHAKQHG; translated from the coding sequence ATGGGCAACTGTAATGCAGCTGTTATGCAATTAGAAACTGGAGCAAAGTTGAGGAAGAAAACAAATAATGAGTTTATAAGTGCGACACTGTACAAACAAATCATTGGATCCTTGAGGTATCTTTGCAATACCAAGCCAGTTATTTGTCAAAGTGTCAGATTGTTAAGTAGATTCATGGAGAAACCCCAAGAATGTCATCTCACTGCAGTTAAGAGGGTATTGAGAAACATAAAGAGTACGATTGATCATAGTGTGTTGATGTCAAGGAAGACGAAGACCAACACAGATGCAAAAGTATATGGCTACACTGATTCAGATTTCAGTGGAGATCAAGACGAAAAGAAGAGTATTGCAGGATACATATTCATGATAGAAGGCACTCCAATCTCACAGAGCTCAAGGAAACAAAGCATTGTTGTTTTGTCATCATGTGAAGTTGAGTATGTGGTTGCACATATACAACATGCCAAGCAACATGGATAA